In Macrobrachium rosenbergii isolate ZJJX-2024 chromosome 48, ASM4041242v1, whole genome shotgun sequence, one DNA window encodes the following:
- the LOC136831131 gene encoding uncharacterized protein: protein MISNYSQGEEEEEEEEEEEEEEAKKINFCSTGNTEMGIEHKVNFQHLLSLGATVFKFLDLLVNWECFPSHLLPPAQLPLPSPTTYPVPPSLSYHLPISPPLLPTAQFPSPLLSPTQFPLPSPTICPVPPPLSYHPTSSPSLSYHQPSPPSHFLLPTHSPYSPTPTQSPIPSPSTYPVPPPLSYHLPSSSFPLLQPTQSPSPLLPPTQSPSPLLPPTQFPLPSPTTKHSYPSLPYQVPLPSPTTNPVAPAPLLPPVQFPLPSLNTKPVPSPLPSHQSNPLPSPTTNPVPSPLLPPTQFPSPLLPPTHSPPLSCQLPTLPHCFQGELQPHAIMASSK, encoded by the exons caaagaaAATCAATTTCTGCAGTACAGGCAACACAGAGATGGGGATCGAGCATAAAGTGAATTTTCAACACTTGCTGTCTCTGGGTGCTACAGTTTTCAAGTTTTTGGACTTATTAGTTAACTGGGAATG TTTCCCCTCCCATCTCCTACCACCTGCCCAGttacccctcccctctcctaccacctacccagttcccccttccctctcctacCACCTGCCCATTTCCCCTCCTCTCCTACCAACTGCCcagttcccctcccctctcctatcACCTACCCAGTTTCCCCTCCCGTCTCCTACCATCTGCCcagttccccctcccctctcctaccACCCGACCagttccccttccctctcctacCACCAACCCAGTCCTCCCTCCCATTTCTTACTACCTACCCATTCCCCGTATTCTCCTACCCCCACCCAGTCGCCCATCCCCTCTCCTAGCACCTACCcagttccccctcccctctcctaccACCTGCCCagttcctccttccctctcctacAACCAACCcagtccccctcccctctcctaccccctacccagtccccctcccctctcctaccACCTACCCAGTTCCCCCTACCCTCTCCTACCACCAAACATAgttacccctccctcccctaccaagtcccccttccctctcctacCACAAACCCAGTCGCCCCCGCCCCTCTCCTACCACCTGTCCAGTTCCCACTACCCTCTCTGAACACCAAACCagtcccctctcccctcccctcccaccaatCCAACCCCCTCCCATCTCCTACCACCAACCCagtcccctcccctctcctaccACCAACCcagttcccctcccctctcctaccacctacccattcccctcccctctcctgcCAACTGCCCACCCTCCCCCACTGCTTTCAAGGCGAATTGCAACCACATGCAATAATGGCTTCATCAAAATAA